The following proteins are encoded in a genomic region of uncultured Fretibacterium sp.:
- a CDS encoding PucR family transcriptional regulator ligand-binding domain-containing protein, with protein sequence MAISLTVRELLTAQELAETELIAGAGGLDRPVRGVNVMEAPDIARWLRGGELLLSTGYQFREQPDDFDDLVIALHEAGAAALGFKGRFLSEFPPHARDLAEWLGLPILGLPLELSYSDIIRIVILRTDEVESIRFSESVLRSFTQVVAEGGGAEGIVRNLTSCLKIEVCFLDAVSGRCFCATEGSFNPVSSAREKKVLLNRHYHERLGLGNTTYGHFIFKLWPEGSAWRVVLEHAKTAMLFSFQRDIAARQVEARYRDEFVQDLITRNIRYREELLNRGRQFGWDLSGPVRCVIFDIDEYKRRFGQLMSKHETRELDESRQRIYALCKQEMRAVFRECPYSTMSDSIVFLATPGRNMDFLSRLRGVVEIVRKKVHSWTNFTLTVGCGDEKPDFMGCEESYEEARKAIEMMRPTCGGNALYFWEELGILTILSPIADSTEARKFCMRRLGGLKEDTQLFETLRALVRCGWNQREAARELQVHYNTVRYRYERICELTGDLSTPEKQVEVSVALHLCRLNPDLCHPETPNSPSRSSLARRGPLSRRV encoded by the coding sequence ATGGCCATTTCCCTGACCGTCCGAGAACTCTTGACTGCCCAGGAACTTGCCGAGACCGAGCTGATCGCCGGAGCGGGCGGGCTGGACCGGCCGGTCAGGGGCGTCAACGTCATGGAGGCGCCGGACATCGCCCGATGGCTCAGGGGTGGGGAGCTCCTGCTCTCCACGGGATACCAGTTCCGCGAGCAACCGGACGATTTCGACGACCTCGTCATCGCCCTGCACGAGGCAGGGGCGGCGGCGCTGGGATTCAAGGGCCGTTTTCTGAGCGAATTCCCCCCTCACGCCAGGGACCTGGCCGAGTGGCTGGGACTGCCGATCCTTGGCCTTCCCCTGGAGCTGTCCTACTCGGACATCATCCGCATCGTCATCCTGAGGACGGACGAGGTGGAGAGCATTCGCTTCTCCGAGTCGGTGCTGCGGTCCTTCACCCAGGTAGTGGCGGAGGGAGGCGGCGCCGAGGGGATCGTCCGTAACCTGACGTCCTGTCTCAAGATCGAGGTATGCTTTTTGGATGCCGTCTCCGGCCGCTGTTTCTGCGCTACCGAGGGCAGCTTCAACCCCGTGTCGAGCGCACGGGAGAAGAAGGTGCTCCTGAACCGGCACTACCACGAGCGGCTTGGGCTGGGCAACACCACTTACGGCCATTTCATATTCAAACTCTGGCCGGAGGGCAGCGCCTGGCGCGTCGTCCTGGAACACGCCAAGACCGCGATGCTCTTCAGCTTCCAGCGGGACATCGCCGCCCGTCAGGTGGAGGCCCGCTATCGGGACGAGTTCGTGCAGGACCTGATCACCCGGAACATCCGATACCGCGAGGAGCTCCTGAACCGGGGGCGTCAGTTCGGATGGGACCTGTCCGGGCCCGTCCGCTGCGTCATCTTCGATATCGACGAGTACAAGCGTCGCTTCGGACAGCTGATGTCGAAGCATGAGACTCGGGAGCTCGACGAATCCCGCCAGCGCATCTATGCCCTCTGCAAACAGGAGATGAGGGCCGTGTTCCGGGAGTGTCCCTATTCCACGATGAGCGACTCCATTGTCTTCCTCGCGACGCCGGGACGGAACATGGATTTTCTGTCGCGGCTCCGCGGCGTAGTCGAGATCGTTCGAAAGAAGGTGCATTCCTGGACGAACTTCACCCTCACGGTGGGCTGCGGCGACGAAAAGCCGGATTTTATGGGTTGTGAGGAGAGCTACGAGGAGGCCCGCAAGGCCATCGAGATGATGCGCCCCACCTGCGGGGGCAACGCCCTGTACTTCTGGGAGGAACTCGGCATCCTCACCATCCTATCGCCCATCGCCGACAGCACGGAGGCTCGGAAGTTCTGCATGCGCCGCCTGGGCGGCCTCAAGGAGGACACGCAGCTTTTCGAGACGCTCCGGGCACTGGTACGGTGTGGCTGGAACCAGAGGGAGGCCGCACGGGAATTGCAGGTTCACTACAACACCGTCCGCTATCGATACGAGCGAATCTGCGAGCTGACGGGCGACCTCTCGACCCCCGAGAAGCAGGTGGAGGTCTCCGTAGCCCTCCACCTCTGCCGCCTCAACCCGGATTTGTGCCACCCGGAAACCCCCAATTCCCCTTCACGGAGCAGCCTTGCCCGGAGAGGACCTCTTTCCCGACGGGTATAA
- a CDS encoding alanine--glyoxylate aminotransferase family protein yields the protein MIKTPKLVMIPGPTPVVRSIQDQMARETVAFGDAGFVADFKGVVADLKSMWRCDGEAFVIAGSGTLAMEMAVSNVTKRGDSILICSHGFFGDRFIDMCANKGLAVDTLKAEWGSVYTPEQMDAALSAKKYAAVTVTHVDTSTGVVVPLKAICDMMKKKHPDVMLIVDAVAAAAGAEAWMDWGIDVLLTCSQKAFGVAPGLAILWASGKAVEKRRSLGKIPESYADFERWIPIMNDPSKYWGTPPVNMIWALKESVRIIKEEGLEERYARHIRQAGYFVAGMEALGFRPAAPKEMRAPTLTVFFYPEGSGLEDAAFRAKLGEEGIYSAGSLAGFAGKSFRLGHMGNIDKHILVGAMAAVERACLKCGYKIEPGKGLGALQAGLAKE from the coding sequence ATGATCAAGACGCCGAAGCTTGTAATGATCCCCGGCCCCACGCCGGTGGTCCGCTCGATCCAGGATCAGATGGCCCGGGAGACTGTGGCCTTCGGGGACGCGGGGTTCGTCGCGGACTTCAAAGGGGTGGTCGCCGACCTGAAGTCGATGTGGCGCTGCGATGGCGAGGCCTTCGTCATCGCGGGCAGCGGAACGTTGGCCATGGAGATGGCGGTCTCGAACGTCACCAAACGCGGGGACTCCATCCTGATCTGCTCCCACGGGTTCTTCGGGGACCGGTTCATCGACATGTGCGCGAACAAGGGCCTTGCCGTCGACACGCTGAAGGCGGAATGGGGCTCGGTCTACACACCCGAGCAGATGGATGCCGCGCTCTCCGCCAAGAAGTACGCCGCCGTCACCGTGACCCACGTGGATACCTCCACGGGCGTCGTCGTCCCCCTCAAGGCGATCTGCGACATGATGAAGAAGAAGCACCCGGACGTGATGCTGATCGTCGACGCGGTTGCGGCGGCGGCCGGCGCGGAGGCCTGGATGGACTGGGGCATCGACGTCCTGCTGACGTGCAGCCAGAAGGCCTTCGGCGTCGCGCCGGGGCTGGCGATCCTTTGGGCGAGCGGGAAGGCGGTCGAGAAGCGCCGCTCCCTGGGGAAGATTCCCGAGTCCTACGCCGACTTCGAGCGCTGGATCCCCATCATGAACGATCCCTCCAAGTACTGGGGCACGCCGCCCGTCAACATGATCTGGGCCCTCAAGGAGAGCGTCCGCATCATCAAGGAGGAGGGGCTGGAGGAGCGCTACGCGCGCCACATCCGTCAGGCCGGCTACTTCGTGGCGGGCATGGAGGCCCTGGGGTTCCGTCCCGCAGCGCCGAAGGAGATGCGCGCGCCGACGCTGACGGTCTTCTTCTATCCCGAGGGCTCGGGGCTGGAGGACGCGGCCTTCCGCGCGAAGCTGGGGGAGGAGGGCATCTACTCCGCGGGGAGCCTGGCCGGTTTCGCCGGCAAGAGCTTCCGGCTCGGGCACATGGGCAACATCGACAAGCACATCCTGGTTGGGGCCATGGCCGCCGTCGAGCGCGCCTGCCTGAAGTGCGGCTACAAGATCGAGCCGGGCAAGGGGTTGGGAGCGCTCCAGGCCGGCCTGGCGAAGGAATAG